In one Notolabrus celidotus isolate fNotCel1 chromosome 1, fNotCel1.pri, whole genome shotgun sequence genomic region, the following are encoded:
- the hmces gene encoding abasic site processing protein HMCES isoform X1, which yields MCGRTACTLAPDEVSRASSYRNRGGRRRQPRWKDGDADKYRPSYNKSPQSTSPVLLSRRHFDKEAPEDECVLAAMRWGLVPSWFREKDPSKMQYSTNNCRSENILQKKTYKDPMNKGQRCVILADGFYEWKKQEKAKQPFFIYFPQTEEKTKQDDKSQASCSPEEASPELTEKEDASGEWTGWKLLTMAGVFDCWTPPGGVEPLYTYSVITVNASPNLQSIHHRMPAILNGDEEVRRWLDFGEVKAVDALKLLESKNNLTFHPVSSLVNNSRNNSPECLQPVDLNSKKEPKPTASSKMMASWLKSSAPTKRKEADTSESKEEKKSKSEGGLQRASKKSRTT from the exons ATGTGTGGAAGAACTGCGTGCACCCTTGCTCCTGACGAGGTGAGCCGAGCCTCCTCCTACAGAAACCGTGGAGGGCGGCGGAGGCAGCCCCGCTGGAAGGATGGAGATGCGGACAAATACCGACCATCTTACAACAAGAGCCCCCAGTCCACGAGTCCCGTCCTGCTGTCCCGGAGGCACTTTGATAAG GAAGCTCCTGAGGATGAATGTGTGCTGGCGGCCATGCGTTGGGGTCTGGTACCTTCCTGGTTCAGAGAGAAAGACCCAAGCAAGATGCAGTACAGCACCAACAACTGCCGCAGTGAGAACATCTTACAAAAGAAAACTTACAAG GACCCAATGAATAAAGGACAGCGTTGTGTCATCCTGGCTGATGGTTTCTACGAGTGGAAGAAGCAAGAAAAGGCCAAGCAGCCTTTCTTCATATACTTCCCCCAGACTGAGGAGAAAACCAAGCAGGATGACAAATCACAGGCCTCGTGCTCTCCAGAGGAGGCCTCCCCTGAGTTGACAGAG AAGGAAGATGCATCAGGTGAGTGGACAGGATGGAAGTTGCTGACTATGGCTGGAGTGTTTGACTGCTGGACACCTCCAGGTGGAGTAGAACCTCTTTACACATACAGTGTGATCACTGTGAATGCTTCTCCAAACCTGCAAAGTATTCACCatag GATGCCAGCAATCCTGAATGGAGATGAAGAAGTGAGAAGATGGCTTGATTTTGGCGAGGTGAAAGCAGTGGATGCCTTGAAACTGCTGGAGTCTAAGAACAATTTGACTTTTCATCCCGTGTCTTCCCTTGTCAACAACTCACGCAACAATTCTCCAGAGTGCCTCCAGCCTGTGGATCTCAACAGCAAAAAG GAGCCCAAGCCTACAGCCAGCAGTAAGATGATGGCGAGCTGGCTGAAGAGCAGTGCACCTACGAAGAGGAAGGAGGCTGACACGAGTGAGagtaaagaagagaagaaaagcaaATCTGAAGGAGGGCTTCAGAGAGCCTCCAAGAAGTCAAGAACCACTTAA
- the hmces gene encoding abasic site processing protein HMCES isoform X2: MCGRTACTLAPDEVSRASSYRNRGGRRRQPRWKDGDADKYRPSYNKSPQSTSPVLLSRRHFDKEAPEDECVLAAMRWGLVPSWFREKDPSKMQYSTNNCRSENILQKKTYKDPMNKGQRCVILADGFYEWKKQEKAKQPFFIYFPQTEEKTKQDDKSQASCSPEEASPELTEKEDASGEWTGWKLLTMAGVFDCWTPPGGVEPLYTYSVITVNASPNLQSIHHRMPAILNGDEEVRRWLDFGEVKAVDALKLLESKNNLTFHPVSSLVNNSRNNSPECLQPVDLNSKKEPKPTEKKSKSEGGLQRASKKSRTT; this comes from the exons ATGTGTGGAAGAACTGCGTGCACCCTTGCTCCTGACGAGGTGAGCCGAGCCTCCTCCTACAGAAACCGTGGAGGGCGGCGGAGGCAGCCCCGCTGGAAGGATGGAGATGCGGACAAATACCGACCATCTTACAACAAGAGCCCCCAGTCCACGAGTCCCGTCCTGCTGTCCCGGAGGCACTTTGATAAG GAAGCTCCTGAGGATGAATGTGTGCTGGCGGCCATGCGTTGGGGTCTGGTACCTTCCTGGTTCAGAGAGAAAGACCCAAGCAAGATGCAGTACAGCACCAACAACTGCCGCAGTGAGAACATCTTACAAAAGAAAACTTACAAG GACCCAATGAATAAAGGACAGCGTTGTGTCATCCTGGCTGATGGTTTCTACGAGTGGAAGAAGCAAGAAAAGGCCAAGCAGCCTTTCTTCATATACTTCCCCCAGACTGAGGAGAAAACCAAGCAGGATGACAAATCACAGGCCTCGTGCTCTCCAGAGGAGGCCTCCCCTGAGTTGACAGAG AAGGAAGATGCATCAGGTGAGTGGACAGGATGGAAGTTGCTGACTATGGCTGGAGTGTTTGACTGCTGGACACCTCCAGGTGGAGTAGAACCTCTTTACACATACAGTGTGATCACTGTGAATGCTTCTCCAAACCTGCAAAGTATTCACCatag GATGCCAGCAATCCTGAATGGAGATGAAGAAGTGAGAAGATGGCTTGATTTTGGCGAGGTGAAAGCAGTGGATGCCTTGAAACTGCTGGAGTCTAAGAACAATTTGACTTTTCATCCCGTGTCTTCCCTTGTCAACAACTCACGCAACAATTCTCCAGAGTGCCTCCAGCCTGTGGATCTCAACAGCAAAAAG GAGCCCAAGCCTAC agagaagaaaagcaaATCTGAAGGAGGGCTTCAGAGAGCCTCCAAGAAGTCAAGAACCACTTAA
- the rpn1 gene encoding dolichyl-diphosphooligosaccharide--protein glycosyltransferase subunit 1: MYSNMSRHSPLLAACVLLLVALSSTVSAEGLVNEEVKRTVDLSTHLAKITAEIVLSNQGHSAVNSFILAVEADLAPHLAHIGASVKGDEEEDGTLELQQTTIQDQSGEFYKVQLPSSLAPGAQLKAKVEMTYSHVLKPFPSHITQAERQLVVFQGNHYMYSPYPTRSQTTRVRLASKTIESYTKLGNPSKNDEFIEYGPFRDVAAFSEDSMRIHYENNTPFLTISSITRTIEVSHWGNIAVEETIDLRHTGAVLKGPFSRYDYQRQSDSGISSVKSFKTILPASAQDVYYRDEIGNISTSHLQVLDDSVEVEVRPRFPLFGGWKTHYIIGYNLPSYEYLYTLGDQYALKMRLVDHVYDDQVIDSLTVKIIMPEGARNIHMDTPYKIDRMPNQLHYTYLDTFGRPVLVASKNNLVEHHIQDVVVHYNFNKILMLQEPLLVVGAFYILFFTVIIYVRLDFAITKDPAAEVRMKVASITEQVLTLVNKRLGLYRHMDEVVNRYKQSRDTGALNSGRKTLEADHRTLTNEISSLQARLKAEGSDLAEKVGEVQKLDGQVKELVCRSCQEAERLVAGKVKKDAYIESEKTLTSKRQELVSRIDSLLDAL, translated from the exons ATGTACTCCAACATGTCTCGACACTCACCACTTCTCGCCGCATGTGTGCTCCTCTTGGTTGCTCTCAGCTCCACAGTTTCAGCTGAGGGTTTAGTGAACGAGGAGGTGAAGAGGACCGTAGACCTGAGCACTCATCTGGCTAAGATCACTGCGGAGATCGTGCTGTCTAACCAGGGACACTCTGCTGTAAATAGCTTCATATTAGCGGTGGAGGCTGACCTGGCCCCGCACCTGGCACACATCGGAGCTTCG GTGAAGGGTGACGAAGAGGAGGATGGCACACTTGAGctccagcagacaacaattcaGGACCAGAG TGGGGAGTTCTACAAAGTCCAGCTGCCCTCCAGCCTGGCACCAGGTGCTCAGCTGAAAGCTAAAGTGGAGATGACTTACAGTCATGTCCTGAAGCCCTTCCCCTCGCACATCACCCAGGCTGAGCGCCAGCTGGTGGTCTTTCAGGGGAACCACTACATGTACTCCCCATACCCCACCCGCAGCCAGACCACACGTGTTCGCCTGGCCTCCAAGACCATCGAGAGCTACACCAAGCTGGGTAACCCCAGCAAGAACGATGAGTTTATCGAGTACGGACCCTTCCGGGATGTGGCCGCGTTCAGCGAG GATTCAATGAGGATCCATTATGAAAACAACACACCCTTCCTTACCATCAGCAGCATCACTCGGACCATTGAGGTGTCTCACTGGGGAAACATTGCAGTGGAAGAAACCATTGACCTGAGGCACACCGGAGCTGTCCTGAAGGGGCCTTTTTCACGCTATGATTATCAGCGTCAGTCAGACAGTGGCATCTCATCTGTCAAATCCTTCAAG ACTATTCTTCCTGCCTCGGCCCAGGATGTCTACTACAGAGATGAGATCGGCAACATCTCCACCTCCCATCTGCAGGTTCTGGATGACTCAGTGGAGGTGGAGGTCAGGCCTCGCTTCCCCTTGTTTGGAGGCTGGAAGACCCACTACATCATTGGCTACAATCTGCCCAGCTACGAGTACCTCTACACCCTGG GTGACCAGTATGCACTGAAGATGAGACTAGTTGATCACGTGTATGATGATCAGGTCATCGACTCCCTGACTGTGAAAATCATCATGCCAGAGGGAGCCAG AAACATCCACATGGACACACCTTACAAAATTGACCGTATGCCAAACCAGCTGCATTACACATATCTGGATACCTTTGGTCGACCAGTGCTGGTGGCCAGCAAGAACAACCTGGTGGAACATCACATTCAGGATGTTGTG GTCCATTATAACTTCAACAAGATCCtgatgctgcaggagcctctctTGGTTGTAGGAGCCTTCTACATCCTTTTCTTTACTGTCATCATCTATGTACGCCTCGACTTCGCCATCACCAAG gATCCTGCCGCTGAGGTACGCATGAAGGTGGCCTCCATCACGGAACAGGTGCTGACTCTGGTCAACAAGCGCCTGGGGCTGTACCGACACATGGATGAGGTGGTCAACCGCTACAAGCAGTCGCGGGACACGGGGGCTCTAAACAGCGGGCGGAAGACTCTGGAAGCCGACCACCGCACTCTAACCAATGAGATTAGCTCACTGCAAGCACGCCTCAAAGCTGAGGGCTCTGACCTGGCTGAAAAG GTTGGTGAAGTGCAGAAGTTGGATGGCCAGGTGAAGGAGCTGGTGTGTCGCTCCTGCCAGGAGGCAGAGCGGCTGGTGGCTGGGAAGGTGAAGAAGGATGCTTACATCGAGAGTGAGAAAACTCTGACCAGCAAGAGACAGGAGCTCGTGAGCCGTATCGACAGTTTGCTGGACGCCCTCTAA
- the LOC117816334 gene encoding ras-related protein rab7: MTSRKKVLLKVIILGDSGVGKTSLMNQYVNKKFSNQYKATIGADFLTKEVMVDDRLVTMQIWDTAGQERFQSLGVAFYRGADCCVLVFDVTAPNTFKTLDSWRDEFLIQASPRDPENFPFVVLGNKIDLENRQVTTKRAQAWCQSKNNIPYFETSAKEAINVEQAFQTIARNALKQETEVELYNEFPEPIKLDRNERAKPSAETCSC, encoded by the exons ATGACGTCAAGGAAGAAAGTACTACTCAAAGTCATCATTCTGGGAGACTCTGG agTTGGAAAGACCTCATTGATGAACCAGTATGTGAATAAGAAGTTCAGTAACCAGTACAAAGCCACAATAGGTGCTGATTTTCTGACAAAAGAAGTCATGGTGGATGACAGACTTGTCACAATGCAG ATTTGGGACACAGCAGGTCAGGAGAGATTCCAGTCCTTAGGCGTTGCGTTCTACCGTGGAGCAGACTGCTGCGTCTTGGTGTTTGATGTGACAGCACCCAACACTTTCAAGACTCTAGACAGCTGGAGGGACGAGTTCTTGATCCAGGCCAGCCCACGAGACCCAGAGAACTTCCCTTTTGTGGTGCTGGGCAACAAGATTGACTTGGAGAACAGGCAG GTAACAACCAAGCGAGCACAGGCTTGGTGTCAGAGCAAGAACAACATCCCATATTTTGAAACCAGCGCCAAGGAGGCTATCAATGTGGAGCAGGCCTTCCAGACTATTGCACGCAATGCCCTCAAACAG GAGACTGAGGTGGAGTTGTACAACGAGTTCCCTGAGCCGATTAAGTTGGACAGGAACGAGCGAGCCAAGCCGTCAGCGGAGACCTGCAGCTGCTGA